The following proteins come from a genomic window of Triticum aestivum cultivar Chinese Spring chromosome 6A, IWGSC CS RefSeq v2.1, whole genome shotgun sequence:
- the LOC123129687 gene encoding cyclin-dependent kinase 12 — MQGFNNDDYGFRALVLRGLDALVHELPELVQEKERHTTLPPLPPDAQPPPISLPPPASPAFRRRRPPLTLPHGAAAPRFPCIQALPPSRFPCPEAPLTQPPACHLTSFPRRPLLRWASHRYQPASEPSLALDRTAVTAHDGDRATGTVPRWGSSRRHRPMMGIAPLQPHRPTVGILLPRDNHRDPPTAVATHAARVWRWTDAMVSFDMNDRKEWLVGCCCRG; from the exons ATGCAAGGATTCAACAATGATGACTACGGCTTcagggcgctggtccttaggg GGCTCGATGCACTTGTTCACGAACTCCCCGAACTTGTGCAGGAGAAAGAAAGACACACCACTCTTCCACCACTTCCACCCGATGCCCAACCTCCCCCGATCTCGCTGCCGCCCCCCGCTTCCCCTGCCttccggcgccgccgccccccgctTACCCTGCCACAcggcgccgccgccccccgctTCCCCTGCATCCAGGCGCTGCCGCCCTCCCGCTTCCCCTGCCCCGAGGCGCCACTGACCCAACCTCCCGCGTGCCACCTGACTTCCTTCCCCCGCCGCCCCTTGCTCCGGTGGGCCTCCCACCGCTACCAACCGGCGTCGGAACCGTCCCTCGCCCTGGATCGCACCGCCGTCACTGCCCACGATGGGGATCGCGCCACAGGCACCGTCCCACGATGGGGATCGAGCCGCAGGCACCGTCCCATGATGGGGATCGCGCCACTGCAACCGCATCGCCCCACCGTCGGGATCCTGCTGCCGCGCGACAACCACCGGGATCCTCCCACC GCGGTCGCTACTCACGCCGCGCGCGTGTGGCGGTGGACGGACGCGATGGTTTCCTTTGACATGAACGACCGCAAAGA GTGGCTCGTCGGATGCTGTTGCCGTGGATGA
- the LOC123131014 gene encoding 7-deoxyloganetin glucosyltransferase, with protein sequence MLSRLFDAAMSSDAHQRRQPHVVLIPQPAQGHVTPMLHLAKALHARGFRVNFVNSEYNRRRLLRSRGPGSLDGADGFRFEAVPDGLPPCYDHGDDVTQDIAALCLSTTKHSAAPFRELLVRLNSSTPVSCVIADGVMSFAQRVAEEMGIPALVFWTTSACGFMGYLHFAELVRRGYVPLKDDSDLTNGYLDTVIDWIPGMDGIRLKDMPSFIKTTDPDDVMLNFDGGEAQNARGARGLILNTCDALEQDVVHALRRTFPRLYTVGPLAKAAAGGADLDAIGGNLWKEDASCLRWLDAQKQPGSVVYVNFGSITVVTPAQLAEFAWGLAGCGRPFLWVVRPDLVAGEKAVLPEEFVRETKDRGVLASWCPQERVLSHPSVGLFLTHCGWNSTLESVCAGVPMVCWPFFAEQPTNCRYACARWGIGVEIGGGVAREEVARLVREAMDGERGKAMRASATALKQSAGAATEGGGSSSENMDRLVEFLHAGCDGAT encoded by the exons ATGTTAAGTCGCCTGTTTGACGCGGCGATGAGCTCGGACGCGCACCAGCGGCGGCAGCCGCACGTGGTGCTGATCCCGCAGCCGGCGCAGGGCCACGTCACGCCGATGCTGCACCTCGCCAAGGCGCTGCACGCCCGGGGCTTCCGCGTCAATTTCGTCAACTCCGAGTACAACCGCCGCCGCCTGCTCCGGTCCCGCGGCCCCGGCTCTCTGGACGGCGCGGACGGCTTCCGCTTCGAGGCCGTCCCGGACGGCCTGCCGCCGTGCTACGACCACGGCGACGACGTCACGCAGGACATCGCCGCGCTCTGCCTGTCCACCACAAAGCACAGCGCCGCGCCGTTCAGGGAGCTGCTGGTCAGGCTCAACAGCAGCACGCCGGTGAGCTGCGTCATAGCCGACGGCGTCATGAGCTTCGCGCAGAGGGTGGCCGAGGAGATGGGCATCCCGGCCTTGGTGTTCTGGACTACGAGCGCCTGCGGCTTCATGGGTTACCTCCACTTCGCCGAGCTCGTCAGAAGAGGCTATGTGCCACTCAAAG ACGATAGTGATCTGACTAACGGGTACCTGGACACTGTCATCGACTGGATCCCCGGAATGGATGGCATCCGTCTGAAAGACATGCCCAGCTTCATCAAAACCACCGACCCAGACGACGTGATGCTCAACTTCGACGGCGGCGAGGCGCAGAACGCGCGCGGCGCCCGCGGGCTCATCCTCAACACGTGCGACGCGCTGGAGCAGGACGTCGTCCACGCGCTCCGCCGCACGTTCCCGCGCCTCTACACGGTCGGCCCGCTGGCCAAAGCCGCCGCGGGAGGCGCCGATCTGGACGCGATCGGCGGGAACCTCTGGAAGGAAGACGCGAGCTGCCTCCGCTGGCTGGACGCCCAGAAGCAGCCCGGCTCGGTGGTGTACGTCAACTTCGGAAGCATCACGGTGGTGACTCCCGCGCAGCTCGCGGAGTTCGCGTGGGGGCTGGCAGGCTGCGGCCGGCCGTTCCTGTGGGTCGTCCGgccggacctcgtcgccggcgagaagGCCGTGCTGCCGGAGGAGTTCGTCCGGGAGACCAAGGACAGGGGAGTGCTGGCGAGCTGGTGCCCGCAGGAGCGCGTCCTCTCGCACCCGTCGGTGGGGCTGTTCCTGacgcactgcgggtggaactcgACGCTGGAGAGCGTGTGCGCGGGCGTGCCGATGGTCTGCTGGCCCTTCTTCGCCGAGCAGCCGACCAACTGCCGGTACGCGTGCGCCAGGTGGGGCATCGGGGTGGAGATCGGCGGCGGCGtggcgagggaggaggtggcgcggctgGTGCGCGAGGCGATGGACGGCGAGAGGGGCAAGGCGATGAGAGCGAGCGCGACGGCGTTGAAGCAGAgcgccggggcggcgacggagggaggcggcTCGTCGAGCGAGAACATGGATCGGCTGGTCGAGTTCTTGCATGCCGGGTGTGACGGTGCTACCTGA
- the LOC123131012 gene encoding 7-deoxyloganetin glucosyltransferase: protein MGSMGPAAAGKPHAVCLPYPAQGHITPMLNVAKLLHARGFHVTFVNTEYNHARLVRSRGAAAVAGLPGFRFSTIPDGLPPSDDDDVTQDIPALCKSTTETCLGPFRELLARLNDPATGHPAVTCVISDVVIGFSMKAANELDLPYVQLWTASAISYLGYRHYRLLIGRGLAPLKDAEQLTNGYLDTPVEDVPGLRSMRLRDFPSFIRTTDPDEYMVHYVLRETERTAGASAVILNSFDELEGEAVQAMEALGLPKVYTLGPLPLLAHKEPPSPRSAINLSLWKEQDECLQWLDGREPGSVVYVNFGSITVMTSAQMVEFAWGLAQSGKQFMWIVRRDLVKGDAAVLPEEFLAETAGRGLMASWCPQQQVLDHPAVGAFLTHSGWNSALESLCGGVPVISWPFFADQQTNCRYQCNEWGVGMEINSNVRRDAVARLITEIMEGEKGKSMRKRAQEWKESAVNAAMPGGSSHRNFDELVRDVLLPKN, encoded by the exons ATGGGCTCGATGGGACCTGCCGCCGCCGGGAAGCCACACGCGGTGTGCCTGCCGTACCCGGCGCAGGGGCACATCACCCCGATGCTCAACGTGGCCAAGCTGCTCCACGCCCGGGGCTTCCACGTCACCTTCGTCAACACCGAGTACAACCACGCCCGCCTCGTCCGCTCCCGcggcgccgccgccgtggccggCCTCCCAGGCTTCCGCTTCTCCACCATCCCCGACGGCCTGCCGCCGTCCGACGACGACGACGTCACGCAGGACATCCCTGCGCTCTGCAAGTCCACCACTGAGACCTGCCTCGGGCCGTTCCGCGAACTCCTCGCGCGGCTCAACGACCCTGCCACCGGCCACCCAGCGGTCACATGCGTCATCTCTGACGTCGTCATCGGGTTCTCCATGAAGGCCGCCAACGAGCTCGACCTCCCCTACGTCCAGCTCTGGACCGCCAGCGCCATCAGCTATCTCGGGTACCGCCACTACCGCCTCCTCATCGGCCGTGGCCTCGCCCCACTCAAAG ACGCCGAGCAGCTGACGAACGGATACCTTGACACGCCGGTGGAGGACGTGCCGGGCTTGCGGAGCATGAGGCTCAGGGACTTCCCGTCCTTCATACGCACCACGGACCCGGACGAGTACATGGTGCACTACGTCCTGCGGGAGACGGAGCGCACGGCCGGTGCGTCGGCCGTCATCCTCAACAGCTTCGACGAACTGGAGGGCGAGGCGGTGCAGGCCATGGAGGCGCTCGGCCTGCCCAAGGTCTACACGCTCGGCCCGCTCCCGCTGCTGGCGCACAAGGAGCCGCCCTCGCCGCGCTCCGCCATCAACCTCAGCCTCTGGAAGGAGCAGGACGAGTGCCTGCAGTGGCTGGACGGCAGGGAGCCCGGCTCCGTCGTCTACGTCAACTTCGGCAGTATCACTGTCATGACCAGCGCGCAGATGGTGGAGTTCGCGTGGGGACTCGCGCAGAGCGGGAAGCAGTTCATGTGGATTGTCCGTCGAGACCTGGTGAAGGGCGACGCCGCGGTGCTCCCCGAGGAGTTCCTGGCCGAGACGGCGGGGCGCGGGCTCATGGCGTCCTGGTGCCCGCAGCAGCAGGTGCTCGACCACCCCGCCGTGGGCGCCTTCCTGACGCACAGTGGCTGGAACTCGGCGCTGGAGAGCTTGTGCGGCGGCGTGCCGGTGATCAGCTGGCCGTTCTTCGCCGACCAGCAGACCAACTGTAGGTACCAGTGCAACGAGTGGGGTGTCGGCATGGAGATCAACAGCAACGTCCGGCGCGACGCTGTCGCCCGACTTATCACGGAGATCATGGAAGGGGAGAAGGGgaagagcatgaggaagagagcgCAGGAGTGGAAGGAGAGCGCGGTCAACGCGGCCATGCCCGGCGGCTCGTCTCACCGAAATTTCGACGAGCTGGTCCGTGACGTGCTCCTACCCAAGAACTAG